One window of the Acaryochloris sp. CCMEE 5410 genome contains the following:
- a CDS encoding DUF1499 domain-containing protein, whose protein sequence is MLHRLTALAWASLVSIVLLMSPSASAATLGALPGAASLFAGNAPELGVQEGQLSPCPDSPNCVVSQNADADHGIAPLSYSSDRDTARATLLKVLTVVPRTRVVEQTNDYIRFESSSRLLGFVDDGEFYFPAEDNIIQMRSASRVGESDLSVNRRRMEQIRLALQDLGV, encoded by the coding sequence ATGCTGCATCGATTGACTGCCTTAGCTTGGGCAAGCTTGGTCTCTATTGTCCTTCTCATGAGTCCTTCGGCTTCTGCCGCCACCTTAGGGGCATTGCCTGGAGCTGCGAGCTTGTTTGCCGGTAACGCCCCTGAGTTGGGTGTGCAGGAAGGTCAGCTCTCCCCCTGTCCTGATTCGCCGAATTGTGTGGTCAGCCAAAACGCAGATGCAGATCATGGGATCGCACCCCTGTCTTACAGCAGTGATCGCGACACTGCCCGAGCAACGCTGTTAAAAGTATTAACCGTTGTGCCTCGCACCCGAGTGGTGGAGCAGACCAACGATTACATCCGTTTTGAATCCAGTAGTCGATTGTTGGGTTTTGTCGATGATGGTGAATTTTATTTTCCCGCCGAAGACAATATTATCCAGATGCGTTCCGCCTCCCGTGTTGGAGAGTCCGATCTCAGCGTTAATCGCCGACGGATGGAGCAAATTCGCCTCGCGCTCCAGGACTTAGGTGTGTAG
- a CDS encoding esterase-like activity of phytase family protein, whose product MTKLLRYCLPLLCCVLLLTGCDLPQVTAEARIFLNLSMDYLGGYQLYETEFDGTRFGGISAITYDRNRDRFYALSDDRAQPRFYTLNLKLDQEKPNRPQIKTLEIENVTFFQNEEAQPYKTDRIDPEGIALTPQDKLWVSSEGVSRLQSPPALIEFDLKGQWQQQLTLPKQFLPIPATDENPNPPPHGIDDNRGFEALTLNPEGDRIFVAIEAPLQQDYPDAEVEGETQHYNRFLHYWIGEPQPQLLANYLYPLKSADLLKGLNGLTELLTVDSAGHFLSLERSYSPFTGFSAEIFQMTTALARDTSKIDPLPSDLTGITPIQKQPLLDLKQLKIPGSNLEGMMWGPQLADGSQSLVLVSDNNFEPNEPTQFLLFRLRQDSQLVS is encoded by the coding sequence GTGACCAAATTACTGCGGTATTGCTTGCCGCTGTTGTGCTGTGTACTGTTACTGACGGGCTGTGATCTGCCCCAAGTGACAGCAGAGGCCCGCATCTTTCTCAATCTATCTATGGATTATTTGGGAGGATATCAGCTCTATGAAACGGAGTTTGACGGGACGCGTTTCGGTGGGATTTCTGCGATTACCTATGATCGGAATCGCGATCGCTTCTATGCCTTGTCCGATGATCGGGCGCAACCTCGCTTTTACACCTTGAATCTGAAATTGGATCAAGAGAAACCCAATCGCCCCCAGATTAAAACCCTGGAAATTGAAAATGTCACTTTCTTCCAAAACGAAGAAGCACAGCCTTATAAGACCGATCGAATTGATCCAGAAGGCATCGCCCTGACCCCTCAAGACAAGTTGTGGGTGAGCAGTGAAGGCGTCTCCCGTTTACAGAGTCCCCCTGCTCTAATCGAATTTGATCTGAAAGGTCAGTGGCAACAACAGCTCACCTTGCCCAAGCAATTTTTGCCGATTCCTGCCACTGACGAGAATCCTAACCCACCGCCCCACGGCATTGACGATAATCGCGGTTTTGAAGCGTTGACTCTGAATCCAGAAGGCGATCGCATCTTCGTAGCCATCGAAGCCCCCTTACAGCAAGATTACCCAGATGCCGAGGTGGAAGGAGAAACCCAGCATTACAACCGCTTTCTTCACTATTGGATTGGCGAACCTCAGCCCCAATTGTTAGCCAACTACCTTTATCCTCTCAAGTCAGCCGATCTACTCAAAGGGCTAAACGGCCTGACCGAACTGTTGACCGTGGACAGTGCCGGACATTTCCTCAGCCTTGAGCGGTCCTACAGTCCATTTACAGGGTTCAGTGCTGAAATCTTTCAAATGACGACGGCCCTTGCCCGAGATACCTCCAAAATTGATCCCTTACCCAGCGACCTCACCGGTATTACACCCATTCAAAAACAGCCCCTGCTGGATCTGAAGCAGCTCAAAATTCCCGGCAGCAATTTGGAAGGCATGATGTGGGGACCTCAGTTAGCCGATGGCAGCCAGTCTCTAGTCCTGGTCAGCGACAACAACTTTGAGCCGAATGAACCGACTCAGTTCTTGCTATTTCGTCTCCGCCAAGATAGTCAGCTGGTGTCTTAA
- the lepB gene encoding signal peptidase I, with protein sequence MTQSQPPDLKPTEQPEESWWVEAAKTVGLSLLLAFGIRTFVAEARFIPSGSMEPTLQIHDRLIIDKVTYRFRDPERGDVVVFNPTESLKRANFKEAFIKRVVGVPGDQVEIKNGVVWVNNQPTKENYTAEGVTVGPSEDHCRNNYVTSDVDSQPIEPPVPIFLEKPQTIPDKHYLVLGDNRGNSYDGRCWGLVAHADLVGRAVFRFLPFDRIGTLPPAEVTIGE encoded by the coding sequence ATGACGCAATCCCAACCCCCTGATCTGAAACCAACGGAACAACCAGAAGAATCTTGGTGGGTGGAAGCAGCCAAGACGGTCGGGTTAAGTCTACTTTTGGCATTTGGAATTCGCACTTTTGTCGCAGAAGCCCGCTTTATTCCATCTGGGTCGATGGAACCCACTTTGCAAATTCATGATCGTTTGATCATTGATAAAGTCACCTATCGTTTTCGGGATCCTGAACGGGGTGATGTAGTGGTGTTCAATCCCACCGAATCCTTAAAGCGAGCCAATTTTAAAGAAGCGTTTATTAAACGGGTCGTGGGCGTCCCTGGTGATCAAGTTGAAATCAAAAATGGGGTGGTTTGGGTCAACAATCAGCCCACTAAAGAAAATTACACCGCTGAAGGCGTCACGGTTGGACCTAGCGAAGACCACTGTCGTAACAATTATGTCACTTCAGATGTCGATAGCCAGCCCATTGAACCGCCCGTTCCTATCTTTTTAGAAAAGCCTCAAACGATTCCAGACAAGCATTACCTTGTGTTAGGCGATAACCGAGGCAATAGCTATGATGGCCGCTGTTGGGGATTAGTTGCCCATGCCGATCTAGTAGGACGAGCGGTCTTTCGTTTTCTCCCCTTTGATCGCATTGGCACTTTACCACCCGCGGAAGTGACCATCGGCGAATAG
- the lepB gene encoding signal peptidase I — MPKKSFLFSTKVGWREAAKAMGLSLLLAFGIRSFVAEARFIPSGSMEPTLQIHDRLIIDKVTYQFNAPQRGDIIVFRPPQALRQDTDRQGAPLSMDTIIKRVIGIPGDQLELKDGAVYRNQVKIREQYVAHKAKTSVQVCPPSLSQSFLALPQVVPADHYLVLGDNRLNSYDGRCWGLVSRSDLLGRAVFRYWPVHRIGNLE, encoded by the coding sequence ATGCCGAAAAAGTCATTTTTATTCTCTACAAAAGTGGGATGGCGGGAAGCGGCCAAAGCGATGGGACTCAGCTTGTTGTTGGCCTTTGGTATTCGGTCTTTTGTCGCCGAGGCTCGCTTTATCCCTTCAGGGTCCATGGAGCCAACGCTGCAAATTCACGATCGCTTGATTATCGATAAAGTCACTTACCAATTTAATGCCCCTCAACGGGGAGATATTATTGTTTTCCGTCCACCCCAGGCTTTACGACAGGATACCGATCGACAGGGTGCTCCACTCTCCATGGACACGATTATTAAACGCGTGATTGGCATCCCGGGAGATCAATTAGAGCTTAAAGATGGCGCTGTCTATCGCAATCAGGTCAAGATTCGAGAACAATATGTGGCTCACAAGGCCAAAACATCTGTTCAAGTCTGTCCACCCTCTCTATCTCAATCCTTCCTGGCTTTGCCCCAAGTGGTACCTGCAGACCACTATCTCGTTCTGGGTGATAATCGTCTCAACAGCTACGATGGCCGCTGTTGGGGATTAGTATCTCGTTCAGATTTATTGGGTCGAGCAGTCTTTCGCTATTGGCCGGTTCACCGAATCGGAAATTTAGAGTAG
- the ilvD gene encoding dihydroxy-acid dehydratase, translating to MSDNRNSQVVTQGVQRAPNRAMLRAVGFGDDDFAKPIVGLANGFSTITPCNMGIDSLATRAEASIRTAGAMPQKFGTITISDGISMGTEGMKYSLVSREVIADSIETVCMGQSMDGVLAIGGCDKNMPGAMLAMARMNIPAIFVYGGTIKPGHLNGQDLTVVSAFEAVGQHSAGRISEAELTAVEKHACPGAGSCGGMYTANTMSSAFEAMGMSLMYSSTMAAEDEEKAVSAEQSAAVLVEAIRQQILPRDILTRKAFENAISVIMAVGGSTNAVLHLLAISRAAGDPLTLDDFETIRAKVPVICDLKPSGRYVATDLHKAGGIPLVMKMLLEHGLLHGDALTITGKTIAEQLADVPSKPSPDQDVIRPWDNPMYKQGHLAILRGNLATEGAVAKITGIKNPQITGPARVFESEEACLAAILAGKIQPNDVIVVRYEGPKGGPGMREMLAPTSAIIGAGLGDSVGLITDGRFSGGTYGMVVGHVAPEAAVGGTIALVQEGDQITIDAHARKLEVHVPDQELEGRRAKWQRPQPRYTKGVLAKYAKLVSSSSVGAVTDLNLV from the coding sequence ATGTCTGACAATCGAAATAGCCAAGTCGTCACTCAAGGGGTGCAACGAGCCCCCAACCGGGCCATGCTAAGGGCTGTGGGGTTTGGAGATGATGATTTCGCCAAGCCGATTGTCGGGTTAGCCAATGGTTTCAGTACGATTACCCCTTGCAATATGGGCATCGACTCTCTGGCTACACGGGCAGAGGCCAGTATCAGAACGGCTGGAGCCATGCCCCAAAAGTTTGGCACCATCACCATTAGTGATGGAATTTCCATGGGCACGGAAGGGATGAAATATTCCTTGGTCTCCCGGGAAGTGATTGCAGATTCCATTGAGACGGTCTGTATGGGCCAAAGCATGGATGGAGTACTCGCCATTGGCGGCTGTGATAAAAATATGCCAGGGGCTATGCTTGCCATGGCTCGGATGAATATTCCAGCCATCTTTGTTTACGGCGGAACCATTAAACCCGGCCATCTGAATGGTCAAGATCTCACTGTTGTCAGTGCCTTTGAAGCTGTTGGCCAGCATAGTGCCGGGCGGATTAGTGAAGCCGAGTTAACGGCGGTGGAGAAACATGCTTGTCCGGGGGCTGGATCCTGTGGCGGTATGTATACGGCCAACACCATGTCCTCAGCGTTTGAGGCGATGGGCATGAGCTTGATGTATTCTTCCACCATGGCAGCGGAAGATGAAGAAAAAGCTGTCAGTGCAGAACAGTCTGCTGCTGTTTTAGTAGAAGCGATCCGCCAGCAAATTCTGCCCCGCGATATCTTAACCCGCAAAGCCTTTGAAAATGCTATTTCTGTGATTATGGCGGTCGGCGGATCCACCAATGCCGTTCTCCACCTGTTGGCTATTTCCCGTGCCGCTGGAGATCCCCTTACCCTAGATGACTTTGAAACCATCCGGGCCAAAGTTCCAGTGATTTGCGATCTCAAACCGTCGGGGCGCTATGTCGCCACAGATCTCCATAAAGCCGGTGGAATCCCATTGGTGATGAAAATGCTGTTAGAGCATGGTCTTCTCCATGGTGATGCTCTGACCATTACGGGTAAAACCATTGCTGAACAGTTGGCGGATGTGCCATCAAAGCCTTCCCCCGATCAGGATGTGATTCGGCCTTGGGACAATCCCATGTATAAACAAGGCCACCTCGCGATTCTCCGGGGTAACCTGGCTACGGAAGGAGCGGTTGCCAAAATCACGGGCATTAAAAATCCCCAAATTACGGGTCCAGCTCGGGTGTTTGAATCGGAAGAAGCTTGCTTGGCAGCGATTTTGGCAGGCAAAATTCAGCCTAATGATGTGATTGTGGTTCGCTATGAAGGGCCGAAAGGTGGACCTGGAATGCGAGAAATGTTAGCGCCCACGTCTGCGATTATTGGGGCAGGTTTGGGTGACTCGGTGGGATTGATTACGGATGGTCGCTTTTCCGGGGGGACTTACGGTATGGTTGTCGGGCATGTAGCCCCGGAAGCTGCTGTGGGTGGCACGATTGCTCTAGTGCAGGAAGGCGATCAGATCACGATTGATGCCCATGCTCGGAAGTTGGAGGTGCATGTGCCTGACCAGGAGTTAGAAGGGCGAAGGGCGAAGTGGCAGCGACCTCAGCCTCGATATACCAAAGGGGTGTTGGCGAAATATGCCAAATTAGTCTCTTCTAGTAGTGTTGGTGCCGTAACCGATCTGAATTTAGTATGA